ACCGCCGCGATGGCGCTGACGAGCACGCCGATGAGCGCAGGCACCCAGTAAACAGCGGGATGGCGGAGCATGTAAAAAGTTTCCAGCGTCATCACGCCTTCGCCGACGATGGGCACGCGGCTCATGAAGTCAATGGCTTTCATTGCCAGCGGGATCGCTAACAAGGCGCCCAACGCGCCCGTCAAAAGACCTTCCAGCACAAACAGCCCCGCAATGTCCGTTGCGGTCAAGCCCAGCGCTTTCAAGATGCCGATGTCGCGCTGCTTTTGCAGCACGGTCGTGATGAGCCCGTTGGCGATGCCAAAGGCAGCGACAACCAGCGTCGCCGTCAGCAACAGCGCCGTCACGAGGTCTTGCAGGTTGAACAAAGCGAAATAGTTGGCGTTGGCTTCTTGCCACGATTGGGCTTGGTAGCCCGTTAAGCGTTCGGCGATGCGGGCGATATCGTAGGCGCGATAGACATCCTTCACCCGCAGTGCGATGCTGGTCGCTTCGTCGCCGAAACCCAGCAGACTTTGCGCCAGCGGTAGACGGACGATACAGATCAACTCGTCCGTTTCACGCACCCCGCTGTGGTAGCGGGCTAACACCCTGACGACGCGGCGTGTTCCTTTGGGTCCGATAAGCGTCACGCGCGCCCCGATGGGGATGCCCGTGCGGCGCAGAAACTCTTTGCCCAAATAGCACCCGTTGGGCACTTGTGCCAAATCGCCGATGGCATCACGCAAATGTTCGCGGACGGAAATAACGCGCTCTTGTGCGTCGGGCGTGATGCCCCACAAGTTAACGGTGCGGGTCAAACTGCCATAAACCAGCAGCGCTTTGCCTTTGACCTGCGGTGCGGCAGCGACCACACCGTCTACGCGTCCCAAGCGCTCAATCCATTGGCGGTAAGTTTTGAGGCGCTTTTCGGGGCGTTGGGGCAACGGGCGCGTGGCGCGCAACAGCGTCAAGGGTGCATTCTCGCCAGCAGGCGCGGGGACAGCAAATAGTTGCGGGGCAGTCCAGAGCCGTTTGCCCGTCACTTCCACATGGGGTGCAGCGGTTGTGATGCTGTCAATGAACTTTTGGCGCAACCCCAACATCATGGACGCCATGAAACTCATGGCGAACACGCCCAGCATGACGCCACCGACCGTCAGCAGCGTCGTCCGCCACCGCCGTCGCAAATGGCGCATTGCGATGAACAGCAAAACGGACTTCATCGCTCGGTCACCCACGCCAAATCCCGCACGGTTCGGCGCGCCCAGCACCCGACGAGCCGATGCTCAAACAGTTCGCCGCTGTGGGCACGGATGGCGGCGAGGATGATGTAAACCGGTGCGACGACGATGGAGGCAGGTAGAGCGGCACATGCCAACACAATCGTGACGGCTAACGCCAAACAAATCGCCACTGCGACCGACAGCGCCAGTTGAAAGAGCAGCGATTGTAAGGCGTGAAAGGCAACGAACAGTGAGCGGTTTTTACGGGTGCGAGAGATGACCAGCGGGGCAATGTCATCTCTGACCCGCA
This region of bacterium HR17 genomic DNA includes:
- the lolE_2 gene encoding Lipoprotein-releasing system transmembrane protein LolE translates to MKSVLLFIAMRHLRRRWRTTLLTVGGVMLGVFAMSFMASMMLGLRQKFIDSITTAAPHVEVTGKRLWTAPQLFAVPAPAGENAPLTLLRATRPLPQRPEKRLKTYRQWIERLGRVDGVVAAAPQVKGKALLVYGSLTRTVNLWGITPDAQERVISVREHLRDAIGDLAQVPNGCYLGKEFLRRTGIPIGARVTLIGPKGTRRVVRVLARYHSGVRETDELICIVRLPLAQSLLGFGDEATSIALRVKDVYRAYDIARIAERLTGYQAQSWQEANANYFALFNLQDLVTALLLTATLVVAAFGIANGLITTVLQKQRDIGILKALGLTATDIAGLFVLEGLLTGALGALLAIPLAMKAIDFMSRVPIVGEGVMTLETFYMLRHPAVYWVPALIGVLVSAIAAVFPARLAARYDPVDIIRSASV